A genomic window from Levilactobacillus yonginensis includes:
- a CDS encoding S1C family serine protease, whose amino-acid sequence MTLTKVAVTALVAGLLGGGAAYGGISYINNSGLNDTAVPAGGNKSGNASTSNVTVNVSSQSTKAFNQVKGAMVSVINLQKQSSSNSTLGQLFGEDASGSSTSKAALQEASEGSGVVYKKSGNSAYIVTNNHVVSGSSALRVVTSSGKQLQAKLVGKDSVTDLAVLKVNGADLKTIASFGDSDKVKVGETALAIGSPLGSQYATSLTEGIISAKKRTIETTNSNGAQTGNATVIQTDAAINPGNSGGALINVGGQVVGITSSKIASDAEGTSVEGMGFAIPSNEVVNIINQLVKRGKVVRPALGITYVDLANVSSSQQKSILKLPSNVDSGVVVMSATAGSPAKKAGLTKYDVITAMGGHEISNQSTLRDILYKYKLNDTVSVTYYHNGKKQTTKVKLTETSSQLKTTSGTTTNSES is encoded by the coding sequence TTGACCTTGACCAAGGTCGCCGTGACCGCACTGGTGGCCGGGCTACTCGGTGGGGGTGCTGCTTACGGTGGCATCAGCTACATCAACAATAGTGGTCTCAACGATACGGCGGTACCTGCCGGTGGCAATAAGAGTGGGAACGCGTCGACCTCCAACGTGACGGTCAACGTGTCTAGCCAGTCCACCAAGGCCTTTAACCAGGTCAAGGGAGCGATGGTCTCTGTTATTAATTTACAAAAACAAAGTAGTAGTAACAGCACGTTGGGTCAGTTATTTGGCGAGGACGCTTCAGGTTCATCGACCAGTAAGGCGGCTCTGCAGGAAGCTTCTGAAGGTTCCGGGGTCGTTTACAAGAAGAGTGGCAACTCGGCGTACATCGTGACCAACAATCACGTGGTGTCCGGTTCATCGGCGCTGCGGGTCGTTACCAGCTCAGGTAAGCAGTTGCAAGCGAAATTAGTGGGGAAGGATTCCGTGACCGACCTGGCCGTCTTAAAGGTCAACGGTGCGGACTTGAAGACCATTGCTTCGTTTGGTGATTCTGACAAGGTGAAGGTCGGCGAAACGGCCCTGGCCATTGGGTCGCCACTGGGTAGCCAGTACGCAACGTCTCTGACGGAAGGAATCATCTCCGCCAAGAAGCGGACGATTGAGACCACTAACTCTAACGGGGCTCAGACGGGGAACGCCACGGTTATTCAAACCGATGCGGCGATTAACCCAGGGAACTCCGGTGGGGCGCTGATCAACGTCGGCGGCCAAGTCGTCGGGATCACGTCTTCCAAGATTGCCAGTGATGCTGAGGGGACCAGCGTTGAGGGGATGGGCTTTGCCATTCCATCTAACGAAGTGGTCAACATCATCAATCAGCTGGTCAAGCGAGGTAAGGTCGTTCGGCCAGCGTTAGGGATCACCTACGTGGACCTGGCGAACGTCTCTAGCTCACAACAGAAGTCGATCTTGAAGTTGCCATCTAACGTAGACAGTGGTGTGGTTGTGATGAGTGCCACGGCAGGGTCACCAGCTAAGAAGGCCGGTCTGACCAAGTACGACGTCATTACCGCCATGGGTGGTCACGAAATTTCAAATCAATCCACGTTGCGGGATATTCTGTACAAGTACAAGTTGAACGATACCGTTTCGGTGACGTACTACCACAATGGTAAGAAGCAGACTACCAAGGTCAAGTTGACTGAGACCTCGTCACAATTGAAGACGACGTCCGGGACAACGACGAATTCCGAAAGCTAA
- a CDS encoding MerR family transcriptional regulator: protein MENNKLMRIGEFAKAANVTIRTVRYYLECGLLPPEKRNKNNQRVFNDEDLHWITNLHYLREAGMSIVELQYYTTLVREGDSSLPQRIELMRKQRKHVITAIAAKQEQLKVIDHKLERYLAGDSAVM from the coding sequence ATGGAAAATAATAAATTGATGCGGATCGGTGAGTTTGCGAAAGCTGCCAATGTTACTATTCGAACAGTCAGGTATTACTTAGAGTGTGGCTTATTACCACCAGAAAAGCGCAATAAAAATAATCAACGGGTCTTTAATGATGAAGACCTACATTGGATAACCAACTTACATTATTTGCGGGAAGCTGGCATGTCAATCGTTGAATTGCAATACTACACCACTTTAGTGCGTGAAGGCGATAGCAGCTTACCGCAACGAATTGAATTAATGCGCAAGCAGCGTAAGCACGTCATCACTGCGATTGCTGCTAAGCAGGAACAGCTGAAAGTGATTGATCATAAGCTTGAGCGGTATTTAGCTGGAGACAGTGCGGTGATGTGA
- a CDS encoding helix-turn-helix domain-containing protein: MVKFDLDFRIKVVTEYLSGVGSTSLARKHGISKEETILLWVSRFQKYGIAGLKLKDQKPEYSSQFKVDVLNWRKQHQASLPVTALHFNLSSPSTIWQWEKRFEEQGIAGLERKRGKPKIMAKHKQTKPSKSRNNSSTADELKQLKQENLMLKIENEYLKKLDALAQKKSADKKSRK; encoded by the coding sequence ATGGTTAAGTTTGATTTAGATTTTAGAATTAAGGTCGTCACTGAATATTTGAGTGGAGTTGGATCAACCTCATTGGCCAGAAAACATGGTATCAGCAAGGAAGAAACTATCCTTCTTTGGGTTAGTCGCTTCCAGAAATACGGTATAGCTGGATTGAAGCTGAAGGATCAGAAGCCAGAATATTCTAGTCAGTTCAAGGTTGATGTATTAAACTGGAGAAAACAACATCAGGCCTCGCTTCCGGTAACGGCTCTGCACTTCAATCTATCTTCGCCAAGCACCATCTGGCAATGGGAGAAGCGCTTTGAGGAGCAAGGAATCGCTGGCCTTGAACGGAAGCGAGGAAAGCCTAAAATCATGGCTAAACATAAGCAAACGAAGCCTTCAAAGAGTCGCAATAACTCCAGTACCGCCGATGAATTGAAGCAATTAAAACAAGAAAACTTGATGTTAAAGATTGAGAATGAATACCTAAAAAAACTCGATGCCTTAGCTCAGAAGAAGTCAGCAGACAAGAAATCTCGCAAATAG
- a CDS encoding matrixin family metalloprotease, whose protein sequence is MRKSVVLFASCLALLTSLPAAAATKNPTPISKYRYASKKAAYYNKSTSAYYRSIWTAARQAWNKSKAFKWSPTKNKKSRTFTTTISKASGIWINATGMAYNGMSFDKAGHQTGSAMYLNRSVLKKYKYNKKQRTNVAIHEMGHALGLSHNAKGSVSVMNPANRVQPLRNVDIRGVKKAYSTPVTPRKALASAAKPSLSVDHIKDYSNNIYGVEGLVHDAGTIVEGTITKSVGHHQAPKNYYTTQTLKVSDKFKGAAAGTTLTFTQGGTTQMAVTDSEVLHPGEDVLVMLGKSAAGKYYVINDGQGMFLDTHTSNGHELFEHVSDHTIYTEDMLH, encoded by the coding sequence ATGAGAAAATCCGTCGTCCTGTTCGCCAGTTGTCTGGCCCTGCTGACTAGTCTGCCAGCCGCCGCTGCCACTAAGAATCCAACACCCATCAGCAAATACCGTTACGCTAGTAAGAAAGCCGCCTACTATAACAAATCGACCAGTGCTTACTACCGGTCTATTTGGACGGCCGCTCGTCAGGCTTGGAATAAATCCAAAGCTTTTAAGTGGTCTCCGACCAAGAATAAAAAGTCACGGACGTTTACCACGACCATCAGTAAGGCCTCTGGCATCTGGATCAACGCAACCGGGATGGCTTACAATGGCATGTCCTTTGACAAGGCTGGCCATCAGACTGGTTCAGCCATGTACCTGAATCGGTCCGTTCTGAAAAAATACAAATACAATAAGAAACAGCGGACCAACGTTGCCATTCATGAAATGGGCCACGCTCTGGGCCTCAGCCATAACGCCAAGGGCTCCGTTAGTGTGATGAATCCAGCTAACCGGGTTCAACCGCTACGTAACGTTGATATCCGCGGCGTTAAGAAGGCCTACAGTACGCCCGTCACTCCACGTAAAGCTTTGGCTTCCGCTGCCAAGCCATCCCTCTCCGTCGATCACATTAAGGACTATTCCAACAACATTTATGGCGTTGAGGGACTGGTCCACGACGCCGGAACCATTGTAGAAGGGACCATCACCAAAAGTGTTGGCCACCACCAGGCCCCTAAGAATTACTATACGACCCAAACGTTAAAGGTGTCAGACAAGTTTAAGGGCGCCGCCGCTGGGACCACCCTCACCTTCACCCAGGGGGGAACTACGCAGATGGCCGTTACCGACAGCGAGGTCTTGCATCCCGGTGAAGACGTGCTGGTCATGTTGGGGAAGAGTGCCGCTGGTAAATACTACGTTATCAATGACGGCCAAGGCATGTTTCTCGATACCCACACCAGTAACGGGCACGAGCTCTTTGAACACGTGTCTGATCACACCATCTACACGGAAGACATGCTCCACTAA
- the yycF gene encoding response regulator YycF, which produces MPKKILVVDDEKPITDIMKFNLEKEGYEVAVAYDGEAAIQQVEEDSPDLVILDLMLPKVDGLGVAREIRRKHDMPIIMVTAKDSELDKVVGLEVGADDYVTKPFSNRELVARVKANLRRQDTVAHAQPEEPENQDIEIGDLTIHPEAYSVSKRGANIDLTHREFELLHYLAQHIGQVMTREHLLQTVWGYDYFGDVRTVDVTVRRLREKIEDAPSHPTWLVTRRGVGYYLRNPDSDQA; this is translated from the coding sequence ATGCCTAAGAAAATTCTCGTTGTTGATGATGAAAAGCCGATTACTGATATTATGAAGTTTAACCTTGAAAAAGAGGGTTACGAAGTGGCGGTCGCCTATGATGGTGAAGCTGCTATTCAGCAGGTTGAAGAGGATAGCCCTGATTTGGTTATCTTGGATTTAATGTTACCTAAGGTTGATGGCCTGGGTGTCGCTCGTGAGATTCGCCGGAAGCATGATATGCCAATCATCATGGTAACGGCTAAGGACTCTGAATTAGATAAGGTTGTCGGTCTGGAAGTCGGGGCCGATGACTACGTAACCAAGCCATTCTCTAACCGAGAATTGGTTGCTCGGGTGAAAGCTAACCTGCGTCGGCAGGATACGGTCGCTCACGCCCAGCCAGAAGAACCAGAAAACCAAGATATTGAGATTGGTGATTTAACCATTCATCCTGAAGCTTATTCCGTTTCTAAGCGTGGCGCCAACATTGATTTGACCCACCGGGAGTTTGAATTACTCCATTACTTAGCCCAACATATTGGTCAAGTTATGACGCGGGAACATTTGCTGCAAACGGTCTGGGGTTATGATTACTTTGGTGATGTCCGGACCGTGGACGTCACGGTTCGTCGGCTCAGAGAAAAAATTGAAGATGCACCGAGCCACCCAACTTGGCTGGTAACCCGACGGGGTGTGGGATACTACTTACGCAACCCAGATTCAGACCAAGCTTAA
- a CDS encoding IS3 family transposase, protein MTELRQVFQVPIKLLLKVVKVPRSTYYYARSHRQREKLDDSPIIQAIDEIRQEDSKYTKKYGYRRLTKALQEHGFTVNHKRVLRLMHEHDWLCLAYNRQKRKYNSYKGSVGKIAPNQLNRRFKTDRPYQKLVTDVSEFRYGGMSQSERVYLEPVIDLFSGEVLAFNISDHPTVEFALKPLREALEGLPKLGYRTTVHTDQGFQYQHKFWRETLKEHRVFQSMSRKATCLDNAAVESFFHIMKVEVMDEHFENKEDLTQAMTDWINFYNKRRIKTKLDGKSPEKYRELAIQKAA, encoded by the coding sequence GTGACCGAGTTAAGGCAGGTCTTTCAAGTGCCCATCAAGCTCCTACTCAAGGTCGTCAAAGTACCAAGAAGTACGTATTATTACGCACGCTCACATCGTCAGCGTGAAAAGCTGGATGATTCTCCAATCATTCAGGCAATCGATGAGATCCGGCAGGAAGATTCTAAGTACACCAAGAAGTATGGTTACCGGCGACTAACTAAAGCTTTACAGGAGCATGGATTCACGGTGAATCATAAACGAGTCTTGCGTCTAATGCATGAGCATGATTGGCTTTGTTTAGCGTACAATCGGCAAAAACGTAAATATAATTCATACAAAGGATCCGTTGGTAAAATTGCGCCTAATCAGTTGAACCGACGATTCAAAACGGACCGACCCTATCAAAAACTCGTTACAGATGTCAGTGAATTTCGATACGGTGGTATGAGCCAAAGTGAACGGGTCTATTTAGAACCAGTGATTGACCTCTTCTCAGGCGAAGTCTTAGCCTTCAACATCAGTGACCATCCAACAGTAGAATTTGCCCTAAAGCCGCTTAGAGAAGCATTGGAAGGACTGCCAAAGTTAGGTTATCGAACAACAGTCCACACGGATCAGGGATTCCAGTATCAACATAAATTCTGGCGAGAAACACTCAAAGAACATCGCGTATTTCAAAGCATGTCACGCAAAGCAACTTGTCTAGATAATGCGGCAGTTGAATCATTCTTCCACATCATGAAGGTCGAAGTTATGGATGAGCATTTTGAGAACAAGGAAGACTTGACTCAAGCTATGACTGACTGGATTAACTTTTACAATAAACGTCGGATCAAAACAAAACTGGATGGCAAGTCCCCGGAAAAATACCGGGAACTCGCCATCCAGAAGGCAGCGTAA
- the rlmH gene encoding 23S rRNA (pseudouridine(1915)-N(3))-methyltransferase RlmH produces the protein MNIKFVVVGKLKEKYFKQGIAEYAKRLSRFCKFSIVEVPDEKAPENLSQAEMDQVMVAEGERILSKIKDREYVYALAILGKERSSEEFAKELKDLTTYGHSDITFVIGGSLGLTPAVLKRADAQISFGRFTLPHQLMRLVLTEQVYRAFMINEGSPYHK, from the coding sequence ATGAACATCAAGTTTGTGGTTGTGGGTAAATTGAAGGAAAAATACTTCAAACAGGGTATCGCGGAGTACGCCAAAAGATTGTCGCGGTTCTGTAAATTTTCAATCGTCGAAGTTCCAGATGAAAAGGCACCAGAGAATTTGTCGCAGGCAGAGATGGACCAGGTCATGGTGGCAGAAGGCGAACGAATCCTGAGTAAAATCAAGGACCGCGAATACGTCTATGCATTGGCCATCTTAGGCAAGGAACGCTCGTCGGAGGAGTTTGCCAAGGAACTGAAGGACTTGACCACGTACGGCCACTCAGACATCACGTTCGTCATCGGGGGCTCACTGGGACTGACGCCGGCCGTTCTGAAGCGTGCGGACGCTCAGATTTCGTTTGGCCGGTTCACACTACCTCATCAGTTGATGCGGTTGGTGCTGACGGAGCAAGTTTATCGGGCGTTTATGATTAATGAGGGGTCTCCGTACCATAAGTGA
- a CDS encoding MBL fold metallo-hydrolase yields the protein MDLRTETTADDLRISILSSGSTGNVAYVESPNEKIMIDAGLSGKKIEKLMGDIDRNMSDVNALLVTHEHSDHRQAVGILARRYEQLNVYANQGTWDAMSSKIGKVDLAQKHMFAPDTVQTFGDIDVESFSVSHDAAEPQFYAIHYHGKTFVILTDTGYVSEHVEGVIKDADAYLLECNHDVEMLRMGEYSWPLKQRILGDKGHLSNEEGADALMDVLGNRTKKIYLGHRSLHNNMQSLCHLTVASMMENRDFGVGHDFQLIDTNPEEATPLVAL from the coding sequence ATGGACTTGCGGACAGAAACAACAGCAGATGACTTACGCATCAGTATTCTTTCCAGTGGGAGCACGGGTAACGTGGCCTACGTGGAGAGCCCTAACGAAAAGATTATGATCGACGCGGGACTGAGTGGTAAGAAAATTGAAAAATTAATGGGTGACATTGACCGCAACATGAGCGACGTCAACGCCCTCCTCGTGACGCATGAACATTCTGATCACCGCCAGGCGGTGGGTATTTTGGCACGGCGCTATGAACAGCTGAACGTGTACGCTAACCAAGGGACCTGGGATGCCATGTCTTCCAAGATTGGAAAGGTTGACTTGGCTCAGAAGCATATGTTTGCGCCGGATACGGTTCAGACGTTTGGGGACATTGACGTGGAAAGCTTCTCCGTATCCCATGATGCCGCCGAACCTCAATTCTACGCCATCCACTATCATGGCAAGACCTTCGTCATCCTGACTGATACCGGCTACGTCTCCGAGCACGTGGAGGGCGTCATCAAGGACGCCGACGCCTACTTGTTGGAATGTAACCATGACGTGGAAATGCTACGGATGGGTGAGTACTCGTGGCCACTGAAGCAACGGATTCTGGGTGACAAGGGGCACCTCTCTAACGAGGAAGGCGCCGACGCCCTGATGGACGTGCTGGGCAACCGAACCAAGAAGATTTATCTGGGTCACCGGAGCCTACACAACAACATGCAGTCGCTGTGTCACTTGACGGTCGCCTCCATGATGGAGAACCGGGACTTTGGCGTGGGTCACGACTTCCAGCTGATTGATACCAACCCCGAAGAAGCCACGCCCCTAGTCGCTTTATAG
- a CDS encoding GNAT family N-acetyltransferase produces the protein MHISVRKFKTSDAEAVASVVAKTLRESNSKDYSQEYIENEIRSMPADFFVSKAKQTHFYVFCEHQKIIGTGAIGSYWGSTTEFSLFDIFVLPAYQGQGIGRLIIETLEKDTYFQRAKRVEIPASITGLEFYQHMGYDFKDGRDAVDEEQLYRLEKFRQ, from the coding sequence ATGCACATCAGTGTCAGAAAATTCAAAACCAGCGATGCTGAAGCAGTAGCCAGTGTCGTGGCGAAAACTCTCCGGGAGTCAAACAGCAAGGATTACTCTCAGGAATACATTGAGAATGAAATTCGCTCAATGCCAGCTGATTTTTTTGTTTCTAAGGCAAAGCAAACCCATTTCTATGTTTTCTGTGAGCACCAGAAAATCATTGGTACTGGTGCTATCGGTTCATATTGGGGGAGTACAACTGAATTTAGTCTCTTTGATATCTTTGTCTTACCAGCTTATCAAGGACAAGGGATTGGTCGGCTGATTATTGAGACACTCGAAAAAGATACATATTTCCAGCGAGCAAAACGGGTTGAAATACCGGCATCGATAACGGGACTCGAATTCTATCAGCATATGGGTTATGACTTCAAAGATGGTCGTGACGCTGTTGACGAAGAACAATTGTATCGTTTGGAGAAGTTTAGGCAGTAG
- a CDS encoding two-component system regulatory protein YycI yields the protein MDFRRIEWLFLVAFIVIDIFLFVAFQRDTSGQTETASTRSADSDATIVKEMRSDDITFKTPSKASSEGYYISTSNDNSIKNSLTALSDQTVRYHDDGTIASTFKTPITGVDTKHPDKTLDTVVNNGAMILNGTNYFYNKRLSSQNTVVYTQHVTDGQIYSRYGEIRFSLTNDGTVTGYTQGYLSDVSTLREKTETISERKALIWLYQYNQISNNTKIVWTKLAYTRYFTLKNSSVYIPTWVIAVKANSGNNAGVLQLKHVNAFTGAILTNDSNVKTVSGTTSTSD from the coding sequence ATGGATTTCCGCCGCATCGAATGGTTGTTCCTAGTCGCGTTCATTGTCATTGATATTTTCTTGTTCGTTGCCTTTCAACGGGATACGTCCGGGCAAACGGAGACGGCCTCGACGCGTTCGGCGGATAGCGATGCCACCATCGTTAAAGAAATGCGGTCCGACGATATCACCTTCAAGACGCCGTCGAAGGCCAGTAGCGAAGGCTACTACATTTCAACCAGTAACGATAACAGCATTAAGAATTCTTTGACCGCACTGAGTGACCAAACGGTTCGGTACCACGACGACGGCACGATTGCGTCGACGTTTAAGACCCCCATTACCGGGGTTGATACCAAGCATCCGGATAAAACGCTGGATACCGTGGTCAATAATGGGGCCATGATTCTAAACGGGACGAATTACTTCTACAATAAACGGTTGTCCAGCCAGAACACCGTGGTTTACACGCAACACGTGACGGACGGACAGATTTACTCGCGGTACGGTGAGATTCGCTTTAGCCTGACTAACGATGGCACGGTCACCGGCTACACGCAGGGGTACCTGTCAGACGTGTCGACCTTGCGTGAAAAGACGGAAACTATTTCCGAACGGAAGGCGCTGATCTGGTTGTATCAATACAATCAGATCTCGAATAACACTAAGATCGTATGGACCAAGTTAGCGTACACTCGGTACTTCACCTTGAAGAATAGCAGTGTGTACATTCCGACCTGGGTCATTGCGGTCAAGGCCAACAGCGGGAATAACGCCGGGGTCTTACAGCTGAAACACGTCAACGCGTTCACTGGGGCCATCTTGACCAACGACAGTAACGTGAAGACGGTCAGTGGGACCACGTCAACGAGTGATTAA
- the walK gene encoding cell wall metabolism sensor histidine kinase WalK — MNSKIKFFQSIHFKIALVFALLLLLTLEIVGAVFVRQLERQNLNTFKAQQVVQTYIGNRLSDELTMTNTVKGNKQIKSTLSEINNTNNAQIRVIDNKGTIRGTNEVDNQGIVGQKTTDNNIKNAIYNNRDVVRTTYNSQNNSRYYTTITRLIRTQGNNSELVGVISMRSSLDSVYQNINQITLIYFSATFVAIILGLVMAIIISRAITRPIDEMKKQTLRIARGDYSGHVHVYGNDELGQLASAVNNLSVRVEEAQESTESERRRLDSVMSHMTDGVIATDRRGNVTIINETAGSLLDQEPDDAVGKSILDLLDIRDDYTLRELLEDPDDLVLDFSTKEHDLILQAYFSLIQRESGFISGLVCVLHDVTEQQKIDQDRKEFVSNVSHELRTPLTSVRAYIESLSEGAWKDPEVAPQFLKVTQEETDRMIRMINDLLTLSRMDSGTQKLELEMVNLNELFNYVLDRFDMMLKQDDQPKKTYTIKRDFTKRDLWVEIDTDRFTQVLDNLMNNAIKYSPDGGVVTARLLETHNNVILSVSDQGLGIPRADVPRIFDRFYRVDKARSRAQGGSGLGLAISREVVQMLGGRIWVDSREGRGSTFYISLPYKPYDEEDLWDEDN; from the coding sequence GTGAATAGTAAAATTAAATTTTTCCAGTCGATTCACTTTAAAATCGCACTGGTCTTCGCGCTACTCCTACTTTTAACGCTGGAGATCGTTGGTGCCGTGTTTGTACGCCAGTTGGAGCGGCAGAACCTAAATACGTTTAAAGCGCAACAGGTCGTGCAAACCTATATTGGGAATCGCCTCTCAGACGAGCTGACGATGACGAACACCGTCAAGGGAAATAAACAAATTAAATCAACGTTGTCGGAAATCAATAACACCAATAACGCCCAGATTCGGGTTATCGATAACAAAGGAACCATTCGAGGGACCAATGAAGTCGACAATCAGGGAATCGTTGGCCAAAAGACGACTGATAACAACATTAAAAATGCCATCTACAATAACCGTGATGTGGTGCGGACGACGTACAATTCACAGAACAATAGTCGGTACTACACGACCATTACGCGGCTGATTCGGACCCAGGGAAATAACAGCGAATTAGTCGGGGTTATTTCAATGCGCTCAAGTCTAGACTCGGTTTATCAAAATATCAATCAAATCACGCTGATTTACTTCTCAGCTACGTTTGTTGCGATTATTTTGGGACTGGTTATGGCAATTATTATTTCGCGAGCCATTACCCGGCCAATCGATGAGATGAAGAAACAGACGCTACGCATCGCCCGTGGGGACTACTCTGGCCACGTCCACGTGTACGGAAATGACGAACTGGGGCAATTAGCCAGTGCCGTCAATAACTTATCCGTGCGGGTTGAAGAGGCTCAGGAATCCACTGAGTCTGAACGGCGTCGGCTGGATTCTGTGATGTCTCACATGACCGATGGGGTTATTGCCACCGATCGTCGGGGGAACGTCACAATTATTAACGAAACTGCCGGTAGTCTACTCGACCAAGAGCCGGACGATGCCGTGGGCAAGTCGATTCTGGACCTGCTCGACATTCGTGATGACTACACGTTGCGTGAACTGTTAGAGGACCCAGACGATCTGGTCTTGGACTTCTCAACGAAGGAACATGACCTGATTTTGCAAGCTTACTTCTCCCTGATTCAACGGGAATCTGGCTTTATTTCCGGGTTAGTCTGTGTTCTGCACGATGTCACCGAACAACAGAAGATCGATCAGGACCGGAAGGAATTCGTTTCTAACGTGTCCCATGAATTACGGACGCCACTGACCAGTGTGCGGGCGTACATCGAATCGTTGTCCGAGGGGGCCTGGAAGGATCCCGAGGTGGCGCCACAGTTCTTGAAGGTCACCCAAGAGGAAACTGATCGGATGATTCGGATGATCAATGACCTCTTAACACTGTCACGGATGGATTCTGGGACCCAAAAACTTGAACTAGAAATGGTTAACCTGAACGAATTGTTTAACTACGTGCTGGACCGCTTTGATATGATGCTAAAGCAGGATGACCAGCCCAAGAAGACGTACACCATCAAGCGGGACTTCACGAAGCGGGACCTCTGGGTCGAAATCGACACGGACCGGTTCACACAAGTGTTGGATAACTTGATGAATAACGCGATTAAATATTCCCCAGATGGTGGTGTCGTGACGGCCCGCTTACTGGAGACGCATAATAATGTGATTTTAAGCGTTTCTGACCAAGGTTTAGGGATTCCACGAGCAGATGTTCCCCGCATTTTTGACCGGTTCTACCGGGTTGATAAGGCCCGTTCACGGGCCCAAGGTGGGAGTGGGTTAGGACTTGCGATTTCCCGTGAAGTTGTCCAGATGTTGGGCGGACGAATCTGGGTTGATAGTCGTGAGGGCCGCGGCTCCACGTTCTACATTTCCTTGCCTTACAAGCCGTACGATGAGGAGGATCTCTGGGATGAAGATAACTAA
- a CDS encoding YycH family regulatory protein, whose product MKITKAFLPLGLTIAVVISVALSAMIWTNPAQYERNRQRSSNTPTTELNARPKKDVYLPTQVVYTNDNGNQELLNNRKVNLTTEIRESLSKWDLGRVRRVDAKSQAVYMKFLTTKSSILLSYGAPVNIKLFNTVFSSNLGRSATQFSRIMVPLDNSKHIYLLDDKDQEVYQVTVKKGNNRQLNKILKENLFRIDIKMQWLNGSAVPYVRNNVTVQSYSYLVNQQSTDYFTTRILNKGESTNVSAKKNKDNTIYSDGASQQLTVYNKKGTALYEDYSALQASLSFSQALNASYSAVKAVGIPMENLRYYGYNHTNSTVTYRSFVEGFPIFNQSNYGAARIQMLSQGVRRYYFSLYSLQVPVPNDKKSVSLPSTQSVINQLTAAGYSKKKITTVQLGYQWLASSSSDKVVNLTPTWYVFYDGSWKTYSQMLKQ is encoded by the coding sequence ATGAAGATAACTAAAGCATTCTTACCACTCGGGCTTACCATCGCCGTAGTGATCAGTGTGGCGTTGTCCGCCATGATCTGGACGAATCCGGCTCAGTACGAGCGTAACCGCCAGCGTAGTTCAAATACGCCCACGACCGAGCTAAATGCGCGGCCAAAGAAGGACGTTTATTTGCCAACACAGGTGGTGTACACCAACGATAATGGTAATCAGGAACTGTTGAATAACCGGAAAGTTAATTTGACCACGGAGATTCGCGAGTCCCTGTCCAAATGGGACTTAGGCCGAGTGCGCCGGGTCGATGCCAAATCACAAGCCGTTTATATGAAATTTTTGACGACTAAGAGCAGCATTCTCCTGTCTTACGGGGCACCAGTCAACATTAAACTGTTTAATACGGTGTTTAGCAGCAACTTGGGGCGTTCCGCCACCCAATTTTCACGGATTATGGTGCCATTGGATAATTCCAAGCACATTTACCTGTTAGACGATAAGGATCAAGAAGTTTACCAGGTGACCGTGAAGAAGGGAAACAACCGGCAACTGAACAAGATTCTTAAGGAAAATCTCTTTCGAATTGACATTAAGATGCAGTGGCTCAATGGCTCAGCGGTACCGTACGTTAGGAATAATGTGACCGTTCAGTCCTACAGTTACTTGGTCAACCAACAGTCGACGGACTACTTTACTACACGCATCTTGAACAAAGGGGAGTCGACCAACGTTTCGGCCAAGAAGAACAAGGACAATACCATCTATAGCGATGGGGCGTCGCAACAGCTGACCGTCTACAATAAGAAGGGCACGGCATTATATGAAGATTACAGTGCGCTGCAAGCGTCGCTGAGCTTCAGTCAGGCGCTGAATGCCAGTTATAGTGCTGTCAAGGCCGTGGGGATTCCGATGGAAAATCTGCGGTACTACGGGTACAACCACACGAATTCGACAGTTACGTATCGGAGTTTCGTTGAAGGGTTCCCGATCTTTAATCAAAGTAATTACGGGGCAGCACGGATTCAGATGCTGTCACAGGGTGTGCGGCGGTACTATTTCTCGCTGTACAGTCTGCAGGTCCCCGTACCAAATGATAAGAAGTCCGTTTCGCTGCCTAGCACGCAGAGCGTGATTAACCAGCTGACGGCCGCTGGGTATAGTAAAAAGAAAATTACGACCGTGCAACTGGGGTATCAGTGGCTGGCTTCGTCCTCATCGGATAAGGTCGTCAATCTGACCCCAACCTGGTACGTTTTCTACGATGGTAGTTGGAAGACGTATTCACAGATGTTGAAACAGTAA